From Antennarius striatus isolate MH-2024 chromosome 9, ASM4005453v1, whole genome shotgun sequence, one genomic window encodes:
- the leng1 gene encoding leukocyte receptor cluster member 1: MNILPKKSWHVRNKDNVARVRRDEAQAAEEEREAKRRVERAEQEARTAYLRRKAQAALQPGGTQDGDDNDGRGGSGALEHLNLFPLEESSEKKGNEEYLKEKKEEKEKQERAIGLLVSLGPQPGSEVTPWYMKTGNEKEERKERKDGKEKEKWKGISEEEREKKDRRLKDSLDPLKDVKKALAVKERKEHKSKKSEKRDKREKKSSGQNSIEMLRAERLLREAEERRRTQAMLDQRKRGKDGELGREVTDRERPYNSAYFPELARKRQRRDRESWRDEILNS, from the exons ATGAATATTCTTCCGAAGAAAAGCTGGCACGTGCGCAACAAGGACAACGTCGCGCGCGTGCGAAGGGACGAagctcaggcagcagaggaggagcgCGAGGCCAAGCGCCGAGTGGAGCGCGCCGAGCAGGAG GCACGTACAGCTTATCTGAGAAGGAAAGCACAGGCTGCTCTTCAGCCAGGAGGAACGcaggatggtgatgataatgacgGTAGAGGAGGAAGTGGTGCTCTTGAGCATCTTAATCTTTTCCCCCTGGAAGAGTCTTCTGAGAAGAAAGGGAATGAAGAGTATctcaaagagaagaaagaggaaaag GAGAAGCAGGAACGAGCCATTGGCCTGCTAGTGTCTCTAGGTCCCCAACCTGGGTCTGAGGTCACCCCATGGTATATGAAAACAGGcaatgaaaaagaagagaggaaagaaagaaaagacgggaaagaaaaagaaaagtggaagGGAATAAGTGAAGAGGAGCGAGAGAAGAAAGATCGCAGACTGAAAGATAGTTTAGATCCCCTGAAAGACGTGAAGAAAGCGCTTGCTgtgaaggaaaggaaggaacaCAAGAgcaaaaaatcagaaaaaagagacaagagagaaaagaaaagcagcggACAGAA CTCCATAGAGATGTTACGTGCTGAGCGCTTGCTGAGGGAGGctgaagaaaggaggaggaccCAGGCTATGCTTGaccagaggaagagaggaaaggatggagagCTGGGGAGGGAGGTGACTGACAGGGAGAGACCATACAATAGTGCATACTTTCCAGAACTAGCTCGAAAGCGTCAAAGGCGAGATCGAGAGAGCTGGAgagatgaaatattaaattcatGA